The following is a genomic window from bacterium.
TCGCCGTGGCTGCGGGTGCGGGCGATCGACGTGCGCGGCACGCAGCGGCTGACGCAGGACGACTTCCGCCCGCTGCTCGTCCGCAACGTCGGCCAGCCGATCCTGCTGCTCGACCTCGAGGACACGCGGCGCCAGGTGGCGCGGATCCCCGGCGTGCGCGAGGCGCGGCTGGCCCGCCGCCTCCCCGACCGGCTCGAGGCGGTGGTGCGCGAGCGCCGCGCGGTCGGGCGGGCCTCGATCGCCGGGCGCGACTGCCTGGTCGACGACGAAGGGGCGATCTTCAGCTCGGCGCGGCCGCTTCCCGGCGACGCGCAGCTCCCCGAGCTGCGCGGCCTCGTCACCCTCTCCGGCTCGGCGCGGCTCGACGCCGCCGACCTGCCGGCGGTGCAGGCCGTGCTCGCGCTGGAGAAGGCGATCGGCGGCGCGCCGCCGGACGGCACGACGATCGACCTGACGCCGAAGGACCGCATC
Proteins encoded in this region:
- a CDS encoding FtsQ-type POTRA domain-containing protein — encoded protein: MTAELGAIRRQRKGKRRAPARRPRWLVALGFCGLAAGLVGAALIAREAALSPWLRVRAIDVRGTQRLTQDDFRPLLVRNVGQPILLLDLEDTRRQVARIPGVREARLARRLPDRLEAVVRERRAVGRASIAGRDCLVDDEGAIFSSARPLPGDAQLPELRGLVTLSGSARLDAADLPAVQAVLALEKAIGGAPPDGTTIDLTPKDRIVMRPGKDAPALWLDRADPGKNLKTLFAMKDRVASAAPGGSVDLRFEHRLTIVPAPDAPGDATQTE